The following proteins come from a genomic window of Melospiza georgiana isolate bMelGeo1 chromosome 3, bMelGeo1.pri, whole genome shotgun sequence:
- the PDIA6 gene encoding protein disulfide-isomerase A6 encodes MGVRGVGRLWWGTVSCTLFLAVNSLYSASDDVIELTPANFNKEVIQSESLWLVEFYAPWCGHCQRLTPEWKKAATALKGVVKVGAVDADKHQSLGGQYGVRGFPTIKIFGANKNKAEDYQGGRTSDAIVDAALSALRSLVKERLSGRSGGYSSGRQSRESGGGDKKDVIELTDDSFDKNVINSDDVWMVEFYAPWCGHCKNLEPEWAAAATEVKEQTKGKVKLAAVDATVNQMLASRYGIRGFPTIKIFQKGEDPVDYDGGRTRSDIISRALDLFSDNAPPPELLEIISEDVLKTTCDAHQLCIISVLPHILDTGASGRNSYLDVMLKMAEKYKKKMWGWLWTEAGAQSDLESSLGIGGFGYPAMAAVNARKMKFALLKGSFSEQGINEFLRELSVGRGSTAPVGGGAFPKIHSVEPWDGKDGELPVEDDIDLSDVDLDDLGKDEL; translated from the exons ATGGGGGTGCGCGGCGTGGGCCGGCTGTGGTGGG GCACGGTGAGCTGCACTTTGTTCCTGGCAGTTAACAGTTTATATTCAGCCAGTGATGATGTGATAGAGCTCACACCAGCTAACTTCAACAAGGAGGTCATTCAGAGCGAGAGCCTGTGGCTCGTGGAGTTCTATGCCCCATG GTGTGGTCACTGTCAAAGGCTAACTCCTGAATGGAAGAAAGCAGCAACAGCTTTAAAA ggtGTAGTGAAAGTGGGTGCAGTAGATGCAGATAAACATCAGTCCTTGGGTGGACAGTATGGAGTCAGAGGGTTTCCAACTATCAAGATATTTGGagccaacaaaaacaaagcagaggaTTATCAGG GTGGCAGGACGAGCGACGCTATTGTTGATGCGGCTCTAAGTGCTCTTCGGTCCCTGGTGAAAGAACGTCTTAGTGGCAGAAGTGGAGGATACAGCTCTGGAAGACAG AGCCGGGAGAGCGGAGGTGGAGATAAGAAGGATGTGATTGAGCTGACTGATGACAGCTTTGATAAGAATGTCATAAATAGCGACGATGTATGGATGGTGGAGTTTTATGCCCCATGGTGTGGGCACTGCAAAAA CCTGGAGCCAGaatgggcagctgctgccactgaaGTGAAGGAACAAACTAAAGGAAAAGTAAAGCTGGCTGCAGTAGATGCAACAGTCAATCAGATGCTGGCAAGCCGATATGGA ATTCGTGGATTTCCCACCATTAAAATCTTCCAGAAAGGAGAAGACCCTGTTGATTATGATGGTGGGAGAACTAGATCTGATATCATTTCTCGTGCTCTGGATCTGTTTTCTGATAATGCACCACCACCTGAGCTCCTGGAG ATAATTAGTGAGGATGTTCTGAAGACTACCTGTGATGCTCATCAGCTCTGCATCATTTCCGTCCTGCCTCATATTCTTGACACAG GAgcttcaggaagaaattcttacCTGGATGTCATGTTAAAAATggctgaaaaatacaaaaagaaaatgtgggg GTGGCTGTGGACAGAAGCAGGTGCTCAATCAGATCTTGAGAGCTCTCTGGGGATTGGAGGCTTTGGGTATCCAGCAATGGCAGCTGTTAATGCTCGGAAGATGAAATTTGCCCTTCTGAAAGGATCATTCAGTGAGCAAGGGATTAATGAGTTTCTCAG GGAACTCTCCGTTGGTCGTGGCTCTACAGCACCAGTGGGTGGTGGAGCTTTCCCCAAAATTCATTCGGTTGAACCTTGGGATGGCAAAGATGGTGAG CTTCCAGTTGAAGATGACATTGATCTCAGTGATGTGGATCTGGATGACTTGGGTAAAGATGAGCTGTGA